One window of Medicago truncatula cultivar Jemalong A17 chromosome 2, MtrunA17r5.0-ANR, whole genome shotgun sequence genomic DNA carries:
- the LOC25486268 gene encoding proline-rich extensin-like protein EPR1, producing the protein MGLKGAASISIMLPLSFLFFSTLASAHSGRKPPPPPRFRTPPPPTLPSTKPPPHSMTPPKQTPMKAPPTPTRLQPILSPSTQPPHPTIPPPKKPPTISPSTPTTPPQTLTPSKQPIRPMTPPPKNPPTTAPPTRYTPPTLPPSKQPPHSMTPPTKQAPMKAPPTPTTLQPILSPTQPPRPTTPSPKITPITPPTPTKSQPPKTTPAKPPTLTTPPPTLTPSGQPPRPVTQQPRNPPTSTLPTLRPSTPPPHSLTSPPKTAPTKAPPTPSTLPPRPMTPPPKKPPTISPSTPTTPPPTMFNSPPPRTIAPSPKMPPTTSPPTPITSPSKLPPTQPPRPTTSPPKITPITPPTPTTSQPPKTTLAKPPTLTTPPPSLTPSGQPPRPVTQQPRNPPTSTPPTPSTLPTLRPSTPPPHSLTSPPKTAPTKAPPTPSTLPPRPMTPPPKKPPTISPSTPTTPPPTMFNSPPPRTIAPSPKMPPTTSPPTPITSPSKLPPTQPPRPTTSPPKITPITPPTPTTSQPPKTTPAKPPTLTTPPPTLTPSGQPPRPVTQPPRNPPTLTPPTTSTIPPLRPSTPPPHSLTSPPKKAPTKAPPTPSTLPPRSMTPPPKKPPTISPSTPTTPPPTMSNSPPPRTIAPSPKMPPTTSPPTPITPPSKLPHTPPPRAMTPSPKITPITPPTPITSQPPKTTPAKSPTLTPSGQPTRPVTQPSRPTTPPPKLTPTSPTSTPTTTPPTFPPPTPPSRPFTPPPKLTPTTPPPPPMSPPSTPPPNIGSPPIFTTPPPKLPSITPPFTPTPPSSPPPPPPPPPMFPPSIPPPKIVSPPILMTPPPKLPSTTPPPPPSIPRNCPMGNLHVCANLLNIVIGRPQNQPCCSLINGLADFEASVCLCAAIKTNSIPGVIRINHSIALNTLISRCGRKMPNGFACS; encoded by the coding sequence ATGGGGTTAAAGGGTGCTGCATCTATCAGCATAATGCTCCCCCTTAGCTTCCTTTTTTTCTCCACTCTTGCCTCTGCCCATTCGGGTCGtaaaccaccaccaccacctcgtTTTAGGACACCACCACCACCTACTTTGCCTTCCACTAAACCTCCACCTCATTCAATGACACCACCAAAGCAAACTCCTATGAAAGCGCCGCCTACTCCTACAAGACTACAACCTATTTTGTCTCCTTCTACCCAACCACCTCATCCAACGATACCACCACCTAAGAAGCCTCCTACGATTTCACCATCTACACCTACCACACCACCACAAACCTTGACTCCGTCTAAACAACCAATTCGTCCAATGACACCACCACCTAAGAATCCTCCTACGACGGCACCACCTACTCGTTACACACCACCTACTTTGCCTCCTTCAAAACAACCACCTCATTCAATGACACCACCAACAAAGCAGGCTCCTATGAAAGCGCCGCCTACTCCTACCACACTACAACCTATCTTGTCTCCCACACAACCACCTCGTCCAACGACACCATCACCTAAGATAACTCCTATAACACCACCGACTCCTACCAAATCACAACCACCTAAGACGACTCCTGCCAAACCACCAACTCTAACCACACCACCACCAACTCTGACTCCTTCTGGACAACCACCTCGTCCAGTAACACAACAACCTAGGAATCCTCCAACTTCAACACTTCCAACTTTGCGTCCTTCTACACCTCCACCTCATTCATTGACATCTCCACCTAAGACGGCTCCTACCAAAGCGCCGCCTACTCCTAGCACACTACCTCCTCGTCCAATGACACCGCCACCTAAGAAGCCTCCTACAATTTCACCATCTACACCTACCACACCACCACCAACCATGTTTAATTCACCGCCACCTCGAACAATTGCACCATCACCTAAAATGCCACCAACAACATCGCCACCTACTCCTATCACATCTCCGTCGAAGCTACCTCCCACACAACCACCTCGTCCAACGACATCACCACCTAAGATAACTCCTATAACACCACCGACTCCTACCACATCACAACCACCTAAGACGACTCTTGCCAAACCACCAACTCTTACCACACCACCACCATCTCTGACTCCTTCTGGACAACCACCTCGTCCAGTAACACAACAACCTAGGAATCCTCCAACTTCAACACCACCAACTCCTTCAACACTTCCAACTTTGCGTCCTTCTACACCTCCACCTCATTCATTGACATCTCCACCTAAGACGGCTCCTACCAAAGCGCCGCCTACTCCTAGCACACTACCTCCTCGTCCAATGACACCGCCACCTAAGAAGCCTCCTACAATTTCACCATCTACACCTACCACACCACCACCAACCATGTTTAATTCACCGCCACCTCGAACAATTGCACCATCACCTAAAATGCCACCAACAACATCGCCACCTACTCCTATCACATCTCCGTCGAAGCTACCTCCCACACAACCACCTCGTCCAACGACATCACCACCTAAGATAACTCCTATAACACCACCGACTCCTACCACATCACAACCACCTAAGACGACTCCTGCCAAACCACCAACTCTTACCACACCACCACCAACTCTGACTCCTTCTGGACAACCACCTCGTCCAGTAACACAACCACCTAGGAATCCTCCTACTTTAACACCACCAACTACTTCCACAATTCCACCTTTGCGTCCTTCTACACCTCCACCTCATTCATTGACATCTCCACCTAAGAAGGCTCCTACCAAAGCGCCGCCTACTCCTAGCACACTACCACCTCGTTCAATGACACCGCCACCTAAGAAGCCTCCTACAATTTCACCATCTACACCTACCACACCACCACCAACCATGTCTAATTCACCGCCACCTCGAACAATTGCACCATCACCTAAAATGCCACCAACAACATCGCCACCTACTCCTATCACACCACCGTCGAAGCTACCTCACACACCTCCACCTCGTGCAATGACACCGTCACCTAAGATAACTCCTATAACACCACCAACTCCTATCACATCACAACCACCTAAGACGACTCCTGCCAAATCACCAACTCTGACTCCTTCTGGACAACCAACTCGTCCAGTAACCCAACCATCTCGTCCAACCACACCTCCACCCAAATTGACACCCACTTCACCAACATCTACTCCCACCACAACACCACCTACGTTTCCTCCTCCAACACCACCATCTCGTCCATTTACACCTCCACCTAAATTGACACCTACCACACCGCCACCACCACCTATGTCGCCTCCTTCTACACCCCCACCAAATATAGGATCACCACCAATTTTTACGACACCCCCACCTAAGTTACCTTCTATCACACCACCATTTACTCCTACACCACCATCTTCGCCGCCACCgccgccaccaccaccacctatGTTTCCTCCTTCTATACCCCCACCTAAGATAGTATCACCACCAATTCTTATGACACCCCCACCTAAGTTACCTTCTaccacaccaccaccacctccttcCATACCACGTAATTGTCCCATGGGAAACTTGCATGTTTGTGCCAATTTGTTGAATATAGTGATTGGTCGTCCACAAAACCAACCTTGTTGTTCTCTTATCAACGGTCTTGCCGATTTTGAAGCATCAGTTTGCCTTTGTGCTGCAATAAAGACAAATAGTATACCGGGAGTAATTCGTATTAACCATAGTATTGCCTTGAACACACTCATCAGCAGGTGTGGGCGCAAAATGCCTAATGGATTCGCATGCAGTTAA
- the LOC11405926 gene encoding 14 kDa proline-rich protein DC2.15, which produces MSYKVNVAFFLCLNIIFFTMVNCNYVPEIPVPIPDPIYNPSPKGTCPIDALKLGVCANLLNLVKVKLGSPPTLPCCSLIQGLADLEAAACLCTALKAKVLGLHLDVPISLSVILNNCGRNNSGFKCT; this is translated from the coding sequence ATGTCTTATAAGGTTAATGTTGCATTTTTCCTATGtctcaatattattttcttcactATGGTGAATTGCAACTATGTACCTGAAATCCCAGTCCCAATCCCAGACCCAATATATAACCCTTCTCCAAAGGGTACATGTCCTATAGATGCACTTAAGTTAGGTGTGTGTGCAAATTTGTTGAACTTGGTCAAAGTTAAATTGGGGTCCCCACCAACACTCCCTTGTTGCTCACTCATTCAAGGTCTTGCTGATCTTGAAGCTGCTGCTTGCCTTTGCACTGCCCTTAAAGCTAAGGTCCTTGGTCTCCATCTTGATGTCCCTATTTCCTTGAGTGTCATTCTCAACAATTGTGGAAGGAACAACTCTGGTTTCAAGTGCACTTAG